ttcctaATCTTAATTGATGTATCCCGATTAAATATTTACAAAGAACGTCAGGTTTCTTGATTCAGGCAATAAAAACAGTAGGTTTGTCCCACCTCAAAATGCTAAGAAGCTAAAACCACAACATGCTTTCAGAGATGAATGGGAACTCCAAGATGAGTGTTTTTTCTTTCAGGCAAGATGCATTGCTCTGGTTTGAGTGGGGTTTTGCAAgaagctgggggtggggtgggttgggGGCGGTGACCAGTGACCGGCTGCAGAGAACCTAGACCTTGAATGCACTGAGCAAAAGGAATGTTGGCAGAAGCACTGAGTAAGTGATAGGTGAACTCTTGAGAAAACTGCATTTTAGAACATGCACAATGCAATCTAATGCatttctactgagaagtaagtctcactgagttcaatgggacctaccgCTGGGCaggtttgtataggattgcaggcttcaTGAGAAAGGTGAGTTTTTTCCTGTACAGCTAATAGGGACAAAGTGCAATACTCCTAGCATCTAGATTGGGAAACAAGACACGAGAAGCGAAGCGAAGACACCATGCCTCTGATTTCCCCCTTGTTGCAAGGCTCTGGAAAGAGGGTCAACACCTGGCCTGGAAGGTCCCACATATGAATGAGACTTGCATTCTCTTTAAACCACAATGACAGCTGAGAAATTTCATGGAGAACCAATGCCATTGCCAAatggctgatttttttaaagtccttCGACAGGGAGACTGTTGCTTAGATCATAAGTGGCGTTGTTTTCCTCTTGGAGGAGCAACTTCTCAATGCTCAGATTCGGGCCCATCTCCTTCCTGGCGTCTTCCAGCTCCTGCGGGATCGGTTCTGGAAGTGACACTGGGAGAGGGACAAATTGGGGTGCAGGGAGGGTTGCCGAGGCTGGTTGATACTGCAGGGAAGGGGCTGGCAGGGTGGAGATTGACTGAGTCCAAGGGAAGTAGCCCAGAGGCGCTTGTTGGTCCATGACATCCAGTGATGTGGTGGGTCTGGCCTGTGGGAGAAAAGATGCCCCCCATCAGTCTAGGAGTCTGCAAGCAGTACAGTGCAGTGGCCAGCTTTGCAGTGAGGGAGCTGGTCAAGTCACCTTCTTCCCCAGGGCCTCTAAGACAGGGCGACCAGATCCAATggtggacagagtgcctatacctttaactactgtatagaaaagggaattttggcaggcgcATCTCAACATGGAAGcttgaaaaagctgcacctgccaagattccctcttctatacaatggttggtctgtggaactccttgccacaggatgtggtgatggcatctggcctggacgccttagaaaggggattggacaagtttctggaggaaaaatccattacgggttacaagccatgatgtgtatctgcaacctcctgattttagaaatgggctatgtcagaatgccagatgcaagggagggcaccaggatgaggtctcttgttatctggtgtgctccctggggcatttggtgggccgctgtgagatacaggaagctggactagatgggcctatggcctgatccagtggggctgttcttatgttcttaactacaattcccaggaagccttgcaggtctcttgttatctggtgtgctccctggggcatttgggggcccctgtgagatacaggaagctggactagatgggcctatggcctgatccagtgaggctgttcttatgttcttaggttaaACTGAAagccactctgtcctccattggatctggtcactctGCTCTAAGATGAATTTTTCAGGGGGTGCAACATTTCTTTAGGGGtgcaaattttcttttgggccctttccttctccattaGATAACATTTTCTATGAATTATGAGATATAAAACTAGGTAGGCTTACAGCAAATgtgaccgcccgggaataccgtgtgctgtaggcttatactatgatctcggaagctaagcaaggtcaggcctggttagtacttgaatgggagaccgcctgggaatactgggtgctgtaggcttataccatagtctttggagactgaaggttgccaaccaaccagaatgccagtcttcacacaatatatgcaaacattttcagagatccctggaaatttctggctccctcctttggctcatggGTCCTCTTTCTGAACCTAGACCTGGGTACAATTGactccctgcatccccctctcATGAGCCCTGCCTCTCAGGCCACATCCCACTAAGActattcaacaacaaaaaaacaacttGCTTAATTTGAATGTTTACTTCTCCTGACGCTTATTTCTGTTTCCAAACCTATTGTATTTCATTTAGAGACGGTTGTTCCTGTCATCCTAAACTCTTGGAGTGGATTGCAGTCATTTAAAACCAAAGTATACAAATGGaaaaaatgggatttaaaaaaaaaatcccaaagaaATATAAAAGGCAGGCCACACTGCAGCATGTTTTACACACACTTAGCTGgcagtaactcccattgaactcaatagggcttacttctgagtaggagtACATTGCTGGAGCACTGGCctctgtatgtttactcagatgtaagtctgaATGTGTTCAATAGGTAGAGATTTTTCAATAGGTAGAGATTGGTAGAGaagtttaacccctgctaactggttaagaggcactttttcaagtgggtgctcctcttttatttagcagggggagagtaactggcccgtctcaccccagcagtgtcttttctagtggctgtctgctggtattgcatctttttagattgtgagcccttttggggcagggagccatttagttatttgatttttctctgtaaaccgctttgtgaacttttagttgaaaagtgtacttctgtactgcagcgagtcatggactcttcgctcacaacaggagaggaaactgagcgctttccacatgcgctgcctccgacgcatcctcggcatcacctggcaggacaaagttccaaacaacacagtcctggaacgtgctggaatccctagcatgtattcactgctgaaacagagacgcctgcgttggcttggtcatgtcgtgagaatggatgatggccggatcccaaaggatctcctctatggagaactcgtgcaaggaaagcgccctacaggtagaccacagctgcgatacaaggacatctgcaagagggatctgaaggccttagggatggacctcaacaagtgggaaaccctggcctctgagcggcccgcttggaggcaggctgtgcagcatggcctttcccagtttgaagagacactttgccaacagtctgaggctaagaggcaaagaaggaaggcccatagccagggtgacagaccagggacagactgcacttgctcccggtgtggaagggattgtcactcccggattggccttttcagccacactagacgctgtgccagaaccacctttcagagcgcgataccatagtctttcgagactgaaggttgccaaaaccacagttgaaaagtggtatataaatactgctgttattgttgttgttgtttccaatgagtaaaataggattgcagactacGTCTTAAAGAACACAAtaggcctacttctgagtaagggacaccattttcaaacacctctatcaataGGACTAACTCCCAGGTGCATTTGCATAGAATTGTGGCTTTGCTGATGGTATCACAGCCCCTGCTGGATGCCTCAGTATCCTACTCCCTTCTCAGCTACACTTCTGTGCCAACAGTTAACttgcatgttttaaaaacaatttatatTTACTTCCTGCCTTCAGTTGTAAGATCTCCCAAGGTCTGGCAAATCACTGCTAGAACAATGTTATGGTTTTAACAACAGATCAACAATTCAGATAAAGCTAtgaaactatggctgcaatcctaaccacactttcctgagagtaagccccattgaacaaaacaggacttacttctgagtagaccgggttGGGACTGTGCCCAAAAACACTTAACCAGGATCAGGAAACAGCCAAATCCACAAGGCGAGCCTGGGTGATCTATGACTAGAGGAagcctggcagtggcatagccagaggggatgcaaagcagtaagttttgcagggaggctcaccatggcatgcaaggggccccttcccctcaccttcagagccattctgggcagggggagggaaacgGAGgcattgcacccccccccccacggctttGTGGGGATCTGCATGGTGGGAAGCACCCCGATGGCCAACAAGCGATGACTTACGGCGGTCCAACTGCAGCCGCCGATGACCGCTGTAAATGTACTGGACTCAAACAGACTGGGAAGGAAGTTGAGCCATTCTGTCCAGGCTCTCCCTTCTGTTATGCAAATCCAATATTTGATATCGTGGATCGGGTGACAGAACAATGAAATTTATGGCCCCCTTCAGTTACACAGCCGCTTACCTGTTCTGAATCGGAGCTGGGGGACCCATTGTCTGGCCTCTgctcttctctctttcctttcttctgGACTCTGAACAATGATCTCCTAAGTaagcttcccccccacccctcgcCATCTCTCTCATGTCAGAAGGCTAAATTCAGGCTGCTCTTCAACTGGAGTTAAAATGAACGTCCCTCCCAAAAATGGTTCTCTGGGAACTTTTAGACTCTGATTGCTgattctatcccctgccatgctgaAGCACGCAGGCATGTGGGGGGTGGGTTCCAAACAGCGGTGTGGTGTTGCTaatgggggggcagaggggtgggCCACCCCAGGTACCACCTTGGAGCATCACATGCTTCAGAGGTTCCACCtgaggcagcagccttctcctTCAAGCACAGTGCTGCGCTTGAACATTTGCCAGAAGCCGGAAGTTGGCTGGGAAGATAGCTGCAGGCACATCGGGAAGCGGCCACTGCCCACCTCCAAactcagaaatgatgtcatggtgcaCCGCCCCAGGTGACGCTGCCCTCGGCTGTGCTGCCGGGTCAGGAGGCCTgtgagaggtaaggggaaatacaaCTCTGTATAGGctccctgatggcctatgggttcCTCGGACCTAAGTCAGCTGTATCGGGCAGTGATTttcgacctttttcatctcacagcacactggcactaaaatggtcgaggcgcaccatcagttttttgaccctTGACAAGACACGCTGTGCACTGCCAACGggcagctcacatcccccaatggccctaaaaAGAAATGACCCTcgcccaaattcctgcggcacacctgggaaccatccacggcccaccagtgtgccgcagcacagtggttgaaaatggctggtgtaggggCAGGGAGCCAGAAGGTGTGAGGAAGCAGTAGGGAAGGATGGCAGCTTGGTATCCACTCCTAGACAGATCTCACATTGACCTTGGAAAGCCTAAGAGGACAGCAGTCTCTCACCAAAGATGAACAAAGAAGAGACACATACCTTTGTGGGATCGAGGGTTTAGACTGACCAGAACACTGATGCACCCGAGATGGTCAGTCTCACATTTTTTAATGCTCCAGGACAAGGGAGGTCCATCTGACTTCTAAGGGGGTTAAATCCTTGGCTCCTGACCTCCCCCTCTGAGACTAACCCTGACACCTGGCTCAGAAAATCCACTTCCACTTATAAAAAATGCAATCATTAACTGAAGCAAGGATCATTTGCTGTCCTTTCATAGCACCTCAAAACTGGCAGACTAGGATCACCACCTCACTTTGTAGTAGAGGCTGCCCAGGTGCTGTACAGTTACGTCTCTCCCCTGAGTTAAAAACATTCACTCCTGACCCAATCCCCACTAGAGAAAGGACCAAGTGTGTGTGAAGCCCTTTGAGACGTAAATGCAAGGCCATCATAGCAACGAAGAGCTGTGGGCTTCAAGGCCCACAAAGAGCTAACTTCATAGCATGCAGAGAGCATTAGTAATTAACTACTGGGTAGACACAGCTTGACTCACCGCAAAGTTTGTGATCAGAGGCTGGGAGGCATAAGTCAGCACCGAGGACGTTCCAACCAGTGTATAACTGGGGCACACTGGCTGCACGTACATGTCTGCTGTGTAAGGACAGCTGACAGCCTCGTGTGACACGTAATCTGGGTAGGTGGCCCAC
The sequence above is a segment of the Tiliqua scincoides isolate rTilSci1 chromosome 11, rTilSci1.hap2, whole genome shotgun sequence genome. Coding sequences within it:
- the POU2AF1 gene encoding POU domain class 2-associating factor 1, whose amino-acid sequence is MVELGTNEALLVPLQIGLHQQQQSKAAASTPEQPPPLRPYQGVRVKEPVKELLKRKRGSLQNANVASATTTTVFFPHQPLPSYSPTGPVCTDTDFIAPSLPVTDEGSLYSGWLAQPSPASLQPLAQWATYPDYVSHEAVSCPYTADMYVQPVCPSYTLVGTSSVLTYASQPLITNFAARPTTSLDVMDQQAPLGYFPWTQSISTLPAPSLQYQPASATLPAPQFVPLPVSLPEPIPQELEDARKEMGPNLSIEKLLLQEENNATYDLSNSLPVEGL